In Serratia liquefaciens ATCC 27592, the genomic stretch AGATATCCAGTCTCTGACGCTGTACCGGGTAAATCATCAGCGTTTCGTCAATCAAATCTTCAGGCTCAATGTGCAGCTTGCTGGCCAATGGATGATCCGGCGCCAGCACCAGGCGTACTTCGAAATCAAACATCGGTGAATAGTGCAGCCCACTGCGCGGCAGAATGTCGGAGGTCAGCACCAGATCCAGTTCACCCTGTTGCAGCGCCGGCTGCGGATCAAAGGTCACGCCGGATTTGAAGTCCATGATCACCTGTGGCCAACTCTGACGGAAGTTATCCAGCGCGGGCGTCAGCCATTGAATGCAGCTGTGGCATTCAATGGCGATGCGCAACGTGGCCTGATGAGGTTCGTGACACGCCTGTAGCGCGTGCTGGATTTGCGGCAGTACCTGTTCTGCCAACTGCAACAGGATCTCTCCCTGCGCGGTAAAGCGCAGCGGCTGGCTTTTGCGAACGAACAGCTTGAAGCCCAGACGCTGCTCCAGATCGCTGAACTGATGCGACAGAGCAGACTGTGTCTGATGGAGTTGGGCCGCCGCGGCCGCCAGCGAGCCGGTATTGCGCAGCGCCTGCAGCGTCCGTAAGTGTTTCAGTTCGATCATGAGAGTCCTTCACAGTGACAGTGAATAAATTGCGCTTGTGGTTAATACAGTACCTGCGGATTATGGATGTGTAAACATCTGGACGGCTAAATGGGGAATATGACGATGGCAATTTTAAATCACACACTGGGTTTTCCTCGCGTTGGGCTAAGACGTGAGCTGAAAAAAGCTCAGGAAAGCTACTGGGCTGGTAACTCAACGCAGGAAGAACTGTTGGCGGTTGGCCGCGAGCTGCGCGCTCGCCATTGGCAACAACAACAGCAGGCCGGAGTGGATTTGGTGCCGGTCGGCGATTTCGCTTGGTACGACCATGTATTGACCACCAGCCTGCTGCTGGGCAACGTGCCGGCACGTCATCAGAATGCGGATGGCTCAATCGATCTGGATACGCTATTCCGCATCGGCCGTGGTCGCGCACCAACCGGAAAACCGGCAGCGGCGGCAGAAATGACCAAATGGTTTAACACCAACTACCACTACATGGTGCCTGAGTTCCACAAAGGCCAGCAGTTCAAACTGGGATGGACCCAACTGCTGGAAGAAGTGGACGAAGCGCTGGCTCTGGGCCACAAAATCAAGCCGGTGTTGCTGGGGCCGGTGACCTATCTGTGGCTGGGTAAAGTGAAAGGCGAAGCGTTTGACCGTTTGTCGCTGCTGAAAGACATCCTGCCGGTTTACCAGCAGGTGCTGGCTGAATTGGCGCAACGCGGCGTGGAGTGGGTACAAATTGACGAGCCAGCACTGGTGCTGGAATTGCCGCAGGAATGGCTGAACGCCTTCAAGCCAGCTTACGAAGCGCTGCAAGGTCAGGTAAAACTGCTGCTGACCACCTACTTCGACAGCGTGGGCCATAATCTCGACACCGTCCGCGAGCTACCGGTTCAGGGGCTGCACGTTGATCTGGTTGCCGGTCATGACGATATCGACGCATTGAACAAGGCGCTGCCCAAAGCGTGGCTGCTGTCATTGGGCGTCATCAATGGTCGCAACGTCTGGCGTGCGGATCTGAGCAGTTGGTTTGAACGCCTGCAGCCGTTGGTCGGCAGCCGCCCACTGTGGATCGGCACTTCCTGTTCACTGCTGCACAGCCCTATCGATCTGAGCGTGGAAACTCGCTTGGACGAAGAGGTGAAAAGCTGGTTCGCCTTTGCTCTGCAAAAATGCACCGAATTGGCCCTGTTGAGCGCGGCGCTGAACGCACCGGGTGCAGAAAAGCAGGCCGAACTGGACGCCTATAGCGCACCAATCCGCGCTCGTCGCCAGTCCAGCCGCGTGCATAATGCGCAGGTAAGCCAACGCCTGGCGGCGATTACCGCACAGGACAGCGAACGTCAGCGCCCTTACGCCGAGCGTGCTCAGGCACAGCGTGCGCGCTTTAACCTGCCGGCCTGGCCGACCACCACGATAGGGTCTTTCCCGCAAACCACGGAAATTCGCGGCCTGCGTTTGGACTTCAAGCAGGGGCGTTTGGACGGCAATAACTACCGCACCAGCATTAGCGAACACATCAAACAGGCGATCGTTGAACAAGAACGCCTGGGGCTGGACGTGTTGGTGCACGGCGAAGCCGAGCGTAACGACATGGTGGAATATTTCGGTGAAAACCTCGACGGCTTCGTGTTCACTCAAAACGGCTGGGTACAGAGCTACGGTTCCCGCTGCGTAAAACCGCCGGTGATCATTGGCGATATCAGTCGCCTTGAAGCCATTACCGTCGAGTGGGCGAAGTATGCTCAGTCGCTGACCGACAAGCCGGTAAAAGGTATGCTGACCGGTCCGGTCACCATTCTCTGCTGGTCGTTCCCGCGCGAAGACGTGACCCGCGAAGTGATCGCCAAACAGATTGCCTTGGCGTTGCGCGACGAAGTGGAAGATCTGGAAAAAGCCGGTATCGGCATTATCCAGATTGATGAGCCTGCACTGCGCGAAGGTTTGCCGCTGCGTCGATCCGACTGGGTTGCCTATCTGAACTGGGCGGTGGAGGCTTTCAAACTGAACGCCGCTGTCGCGCAAGACGACACGCAGATCCACACTCACATGTGTTATTGCGAGTTCAACGACATCATGGACTCCATTGCGGCGCTGGATGCCGACGTGATCACCATCGAAACCTCGCGTTCTGATATGGATCTGCTGGAAGCCTTCAAAGAGTTTGAGTACCCGAATGAGATTGGCCCGGGCGTGTATGACATCCACTCGCCGAACGTGCCAAGCGTGGAATGGATCGAAGCGCTGCTGCGCAAAGCTGCGCAGAACATCCCGGCTGAGCGTCTGTGGGTGAACCCGGACTGCGGCCTGAAAACCCGCGGCTGGCCGGAAACCCGTCAGTCGCTGACCAACATGGTGCTGGCCGCACAGCGCCTGCGTGAACAGCAAGTCTGATAGCGACTTTTGGGTGTAGATTATTCTGGGCGCTTCGGCGCCCTTTTTCATATCGCAAATGACTGCCGATCGGGCAGCCTTAAGATGAGAGGCTATTTAACGCCTGGCACTCCGTGCTGTGCGAACCAAGCCAGCATACGTTGCCAGCCATCCTCTGCCGCTTCGGCGTTGTAGCTGGGCCGGTAGTCGGCATTGAAGGCATGGCCGGCCTCGGGATACACCACGATCTCGGCATTGGCGTTGGCCGCGCGGATCGCCTGACGCATGCTTTCCACCGTCTCCAGCGGGATGCTGCTGTCCTGGCCGCCGTAAAGTCCCAGCACCGGTGCCGTCAGCTGTGTCGCAACGTCGACCGGGTGTTTTGGCGAATTCAGCGTTTTTTCACCCACCAACCTACCGTACCAGGCCACCGCAGCCTTTAACTGCGGGTTGTGCGCGGCATAGAGCCAGCTAATACGCCCGCCCCAGCAGAAACCGGTAATCGCCAGCTTGCCGGCATCGCCGCCGTGGCGCGTTGCCCAATGGGCAGCATGATCCAGATCCGCCAGCACCTGACGATCCGGCACCTTGCTCACCAGATTCTGGAACAGTTCACTGATATCGGTGTATTCCCGGGCATCCCCTTGACGGAAGTACAGTTCCGGCGCTATCGCCAGATAACCCTGCTTCGCCAGACGACGGCACACATCCTGAATATGTTCATGTACGCCAAATATCTCCTGTACCACCAGAACGACCGGGAAGGGGCCGCTGTGGTCCGCCGGTTTGGCGATATAGGCAGGCAGGTTGTCACCCTGAGAAGGAATGGTGGTTTCCCCGGTATGAATGCCCTGCTCGTCGGTGAGGATGGTAGAAGCCGCCAGGGGGGTTACAGCCGGGGTGAATCCCCCCTGGGCCTGTTTTAATGTCATCACATGATCGGTTTTCATTGCGGTCTCCGTGCAATCAATAGAGAAAAGCGCTGCGATTAACTATAGGAAAGATTACCCGTTATTGGCATCGAGTGGAGCATTTTCAGTCAAGTCTGT encodes the following:
- the metE gene encoding 5-methyltetrahydropteroyltriglutamate--homocysteine S-methyltransferase; its protein translation is MGNMTMAILNHTLGFPRVGLRRELKKAQESYWAGNSTQEELLAVGRELRARHWQQQQQAGVDLVPVGDFAWYDHVLTTSLLLGNVPARHQNADGSIDLDTLFRIGRGRAPTGKPAAAAEMTKWFNTNYHYMVPEFHKGQQFKLGWTQLLEEVDEALALGHKIKPVLLGPVTYLWLGKVKGEAFDRLSLLKDILPVYQQVLAELAQRGVEWVQIDEPALVLELPQEWLNAFKPAYEALQGQVKLLLTTYFDSVGHNLDTVRELPVQGLHVDLVAGHDDIDALNKALPKAWLLSLGVINGRNVWRADLSSWFERLQPLVGSRPLWIGTSCSLLHSPIDLSVETRLDEEVKSWFAFALQKCTELALLSAALNAPGAEKQAELDAYSAPIRARRQSSRVHNAQVSQRLAAITAQDSERQRPYAERAQAQRARFNLPAWPTTTIGSFPQTTEIRGLRLDFKQGRLDGNNYRTSISEHIKQAIVEQERLGLDVLVHGEAERNDMVEYFGENLDGFVFTQNGWVQSYGSRCVKPPVIIGDISRLEAITVEWAKYAQSLTDKPVKGMLTGPVTILCWSFPREDVTREVIAKQIALALRDEVEDLEKAGIGIIQIDEPALREGLPLRRSDWVAYLNWAVEAFKLNAAVAQDDTQIHTHMCYCEFNDIMDSIAALDADVITIETSRSDMDLLEAFKEFEYPNEIGPGVYDIHSPNVPSVEWIEALLRKAAQNIPAERLWVNPDCGLKTRGWPETRQSLTNMVLAAQRLREQQV
- a CDS encoding dienelactone hydrolase family protein; amino-acid sequence: MKTDHVMTLKQAQGGFTPAVTPLAASTILTDEQGIHTGETTIPSQGDNLPAYIAKPADHSGPFPVVLVVQEIFGVHEHIQDVCRRLAKQGYLAIAPELYFRQGDAREYTDISELFQNLVSKVPDRQVLADLDHAAHWATRHGGDAGKLAITGFCWGGRISWLYAAHNPQLKAAVAWYGRLVGEKTLNSPKHPVDVATQLTAPVLGLYGGQDSSIPLETVESMRQAIRAANANAEIVVYPEAGHAFNADYRPSYNAEAAEDGWQRMLAWFAQHGVPGVK
- the metR gene encoding HTH-type transcriptional regulator MetR yields the protein MIELKHLRTLQALRNTGSLAAAAAQLHQTQSALSHQFSDLEQRLGFKLFVRKSQPLRFTAQGEILLQLAEQVLPQIQHALQACHEPHQATLRIAIECHSCIQWLTPALDNFRQSWPQVIMDFKSGVTFDPQPALQQGELDLVLTSDILPRSGLHYSPMFDFEVRLVLAPDHPLASKLHIEPEDLIDETLMIYPVQRQRLDIWRHFLQPAGISPALKNVDNTLLLIQMVSARMGIAALPHWVVESFERQGLVVTKTLGDGLWSRLYAAVRDGEQRQAVTEAFIRSARQHACNHLPFVRDAARPSAGVASVKPLASQP